A region of Anolis sagrei isolate rAnoSag1 chromosome 2, rAnoSag1.mat, whole genome shotgun sequence DNA encodes the following proteins:
- the LOC132766444 gene encoding PAT complex subunit Asterix — translation MLKLKWCAWIAVYCSFISFANSRSSEDTKQMMSSFMLSISAVVMSYRQNSQPMSPPW, via the coding sequence atgttgaagttaaagtggtgtgccTGGATTGCTGTCTACTGTTCATTCATCAGCTTTGCCAACTCTAGAAGCTCAGAAGATACTAAACAGATGATGAGCAGCTTCATGTTGTCTATCTCTGCTGTAGTGATGTCCTATCGTCAGAACTCCCAGCCCATGTCTCCTCCTTGGTGA